The following proteins are co-located in the Phoenix dactylifera cultivar Barhee BC4 unplaced genomic scaffold, palm_55x_up_171113_PBpolish2nd_filt_p 000834F, whole genome shotgun sequence genome:
- the LOC103696167 gene encoding plasmodesmata-located protein 7-like isoform X1, protein MPKLYLLFFLSLSFLPFISSSDDYKSFVYAGCSQTKYTPGSPYQLSVESLLTSLSKAAESSTYANFTSSSAEPAYGLFQCRADLPISNCDSCIHSALSQLSALCPGATGAAVQLRSCFLRYDKESFLGKPDDTLLYKRCGGAAAGGYASDVFGLRDAALGSLTAAPPTGGSYRVGGAGYVQAMAQCVGDLSPKECTDCVESAVAQVKAVCGFAVGADVYLGKCYLQYWSNGVYPSRHNHVDETGKTLAIIIGILAAVALILVFLSFIRRAGGSGKY, encoded by the exons TCTTCtgttctttctctccctctctttcctccctttcatCTCCTCTTCAGATGACTACAAATCCTTCGTGTACGCCGGCTGCTCGCAGACCAAGTACACCCCTGGCTCGCCATACCAGTTGAGTGTAGAGTCCCTCCTCACCTCCTTGTCCAAAGCCGCCGAGTCCTCCACCTACGCCAACttcacctcctcctccgccgagcCGGCCTACGGCCTCTTCCAGTGCCGCGCCGACCTCCCCATCTCCAACTGCGACTCCTGCATCCACTCCGCCCTCTCCCAGCTCTCCGCCCTCTGCCCCGGCGCCACCGGCGCCGCCGTCCAGCTCCGCTCCTGCTTCCTCCGCTACGACAAGGAGTCCTTCCTCGGCAAGCCCGACGATACTCTCCTCTACAAGCGCTGCGGTGGCGCCGCCGCTGGGGGGTACGCTTCCGACGTCTTTGGCTTGCGCGACGCCGCCCTCGGCTCACTCACGGCGGCGCCGCCCACCGGTGGGTCGTACCGGGTCGGCGGCGCAGGCTACGTGCAGGCCATGGCACAGTGCGTCGGCGACCTCAGCCCCAAGGAGTGCACCGACTGCGTGGAATCAGCGGTGGCGCAGGTCAAGGCCGTATGCGGGTTCGCCGTTGGCGCTGACGTGTACCTCGGCAAGTGCTACCTGCAGTACTGGTCCAATGGCGTTTACCCCTCTCGACACAATCACG tTGACGAGACTGGAAAAACTCTGGCTATCATCATTGGGATCTTGGCTGCAGTCGCCCTCATACTTGTGTTCCTCTCCTTCATTAGACGAGCCGGAGGCAGTG GCAAATACTAA
- the LOC103696167 gene encoding plasmodesmata-located protein 7-like isoform X2 codes for MPKLYLLFFLSLSFLPFISSSDDYKSFVYAGCSQTKYTPGSPYQLSVESLLTSLSKAAESSTYANFTSSSAEPAYGLFQCRADLPISNCDSCIHSALSQLSALCPGATGAAVQLRSCFLRYDKESFLGKPDDTLLYKRCGGAAAGGYASDVFGLRDAALGSLTAAPPTGGSYRVGGAGYVQAMAQCVGDLSPKECTDCVESAVAQVKAVCGFAVGADVYLGKCYLQYWSNGVYPSRHNHVDETGKTLAIIIGILAAVALILVFLSFIRRAGGKY; via the exons TCTTCtgttctttctctccctctctttcctccctttcatCTCCTCTTCAGATGACTACAAATCCTTCGTGTACGCCGGCTGCTCGCAGACCAAGTACACCCCTGGCTCGCCATACCAGTTGAGTGTAGAGTCCCTCCTCACCTCCTTGTCCAAAGCCGCCGAGTCCTCCACCTACGCCAACttcacctcctcctccgccgagcCGGCCTACGGCCTCTTCCAGTGCCGCGCCGACCTCCCCATCTCCAACTGCGACTCCTGCATCCACTCCGCCCTCTCCCAGCTCTCCGCCCTCTGCCCCGGCGCCACCGGCGCCGCCGTCCAGCTCCGCTCCTGCTTCCTCCGCTACGACAAGGAGTCCTTCCTCGGCAAGCCCGACGATACTCTCCTCTACAAGCGCTGCGGTGGCGCCGCCGCTGGGGGGTACGCTTCCGACGTCTTTGGCTTGCGCGACGCCGCCCTCGGCTCACTCACGGCGGCGCCGCCCACCGGTGGGTCGTACCGGGTCGGCGGCGCAGGCTACGTGCAGGCCATGGCACAGTGCGTCGGCGACCTCAGCCCCAAGGAGTGCACCGACTGCGTGGAATCAGCGGTGGCGCAGGTCAAGGCCGTATGCGGGTTCGCCGTTGGCGCTGACGTGTACCTCGGCAAGTGCTACCTGCAGTACTGGTCCAATGGCGTTTACCCCTCTCGACACAATCACG tTGACGAGACTGGAAAAACTCTGGCTATCATCATTGGGATCTTGGCTGCAGTCGCCCTCATACTTGTGTTCCTCTCCTTCATTAGACGAGCCGGAG GCAAATACTAA